In Candidatus Rokuibacteriota bacterium, the genomic stretch CGGCGCCGGTAGCCAGGCACTTGGAATATACCTTGAAGCGAAAGCCGACAGCTCCAGGGGAAATTCTCAGAGAGGAATTTTTGATCCCGTTGAAGCTTACCCAGAAACGACTGGCGGATCATATCGGATGCGATTTTAAGGTGATCAATCGTATCGTAAACCAGAGGGCCCAGGTGACCCCAAGGCTTGCTATTAAACTTGCCGCGGCCTTCAGCACGACTCCAGATTTTTGGCTCAATGCACAAAAGATGGTTGACATTTACAATGCTTCCCGCCAGCTCAAACGCCTCCCTAAACCGCTCCTGAAGAAGGCCGGCTAAGTGGCACGGTCG encodes the following:
- a CDS encoding HigA family addiction module antidote protein, which gives rise to MKRKPTAPGEILREEFLIPLKLTQKRLADHIGCDFKVINRIVNQRAQVTPRLAIKLAAAFSTTPDFWLNAQKMVDIYNASRQLKRLPKPLLKKAG